The Desulfovibrio psychrotolerans genomic interval AATGCCGTGCGGGAAACGGTAAAGAAAGCTGTCCGTCTGCTTTTTGCCCTGACGGTGCTGCCGCTGGTGCTGCTGAACCGCGTACTCGCGGGAGGCTCCGGGGTGCTTTCACCGGGGTGTACACAGGTGCTTGCCCTGCTGCCCGGCGTGGTGGGGCGGTATGCACGGGCCGAGTTTTACGGAGCGGTTCTGCGCTCGTGCCATCGGTCCGTGGCGCTGGATTTCGGTGTACTGCTTCCCTATGCGGACGTTTCCATCGGGGAAGGGGTCTATATCGGCCCGTACAGCATCATCGCGGAATCGGTCATCGGCAAGGATAGCATAATCGGCAGCTATGTTTCCGTTATCGGAGGAAGAAGGAATCATGTTTTCGATGATGTGGATACCCCCATTCGCCTGCAGGGACGCAGGCACGAGGTAGTGCACATTGGCGAGGACAGCTGGATAGGCAACAAGGCCGTTATTATGGCCAATGTGGGCCGCAAGTGCGTTATCGGAGCAGGCAGTGTGGTTGTAAACGACATACCGGACTATGCGGTTGCGGTGGGAAATCCTGCCCGCGTTGTCAGAGACAGGCGCAATATACCGGAACAGGAGAGCGTTGCATGAAATCGTTTTTTTCGGACAAGCGGGTCATGGTCACAGGCTGCTGCGGCACTGTGGGCAAGGAACTGGTTACACATCTTGTCCACACATACGGGGTGGGGGAGCTCATCGGGCTGGATAACAACGAGAGCGAACTGTTTTTTGCCGAACAGGAGTGGAACGGGCGTGGCGGCATGACCTTCTTTCTTTCGGATATCCGCGACCAGCAGGACCTTAAGGCCAAGATGGAGGATGTGGATATCGTCTTTCATGCCGCTGCCTTCAAGCATGTGGGACTGTGTGAGCGTGCGCCCATGCAGGCCGTGCAGAACAATATTGTGGGCGTGCAGAACATTATTGAGGCGGCAACAGCTTGCCGGGTGGACCGCGTGATTTTTACCAGTTCGGACAAGGCGGTGAACCCCACCAACGTTATGGGCACATCCAAGCTCATGGGGGAGCGGCTTATGACGGCGGCAAACAGCAACGCACGCAACGGGGTGACGCGGTTTGCGTCCACCCGGTTTGGCAACGTGCTTGGCTCGCGCGGGTCAGTCATTCCCATCTTCCGGGAGCAGATCCGGCGGGGCGGTCCCGTTACTGTTACCGATAATTCCATGACCCGTTTCATTATGAGCATTCAGGAGGCGGCTGAGCTGGTGATCGACTCTTCCACTGATGTGCGGGGAGGAGAAGTTTTTATCACCAAGATGCCGGTCATACGCATACGGGACCTTGCGGAGGTGATGATCAGGGAACTGGCTCCGAGGTATGGGCACGACCCGGACAGCGTGGAGATAGCCATTATCGGCTCCAAGCCCGGTGAGAAGATGTATGAGGAATTGATGAGTCTGGAAGAAACGCGACGTACGCTGGAATTGGAACGCTATTTTGTGGTTTTGCCGGCGTTCAGGAATTACTACAAGGAAATACAGTATAATTACAATGGATTGCTGCGTGAGTCCGTGGCTGAGCCGTATCATTCCGGCAATGAGGCCCCGCTGACGCAGGAAGCCCTGCGGCAGTTTTTGCTGGCGCATGACCTGTTGGCCGAATAGCCGCGCAACAACCGGGGGGAGTGATGAACGTTTTGATTCTGGGTGGTGACGGATACCTTGGCTGGCCTACGGCCATGCATCTTTCCGCGCACGGGCACACTGTTGCCGTGGTGGATAACTACCTGCGCAGAAATATCTGCCGTGAGGTGAATGCGCAGGCACTCTATCCCGTGCCCAACCTGCATGAGCGGGTGAGGTTGTGGGAGAGTCTTTCGGGTCACAGGATACAGACCTATTTTGGCGATCTGGCCCAATGGGATGTGACAGCGGACGTTTTTCGCGATTTTCAGCCGGAGGTGGTGGTGCACTACGCGGAGCAGCCCTCTGCGCCGTATTCCATGCTGGACAGGCGTTCCGCTACGTTGACGCTGAACAACAATTTGCAGGTAACGGCCAATATGGTGTTCGCCGTGCGCGAGTTCTGCCCGGATGCACACATCGTGAAGCTGGGAACCATGGGCGAGTACGGCACGCCGAACATAGACATTGAGGAAGGCTGGCTGGACGTGGAGCACAAGGGGCGCAGCCACCGGTTTATGTACCCCCGGCAGGCATCGAGCCTGTACCACACCACCAAGATTATGGATACGGATCTGCTGTGGTTCTACGTGCGTACGTGGGGCATACGGGTGACTGACCTGATGCAGGGGCCGGTGTACGGCGTGTTTACGCAAGAGACGGGGCATGATGCGGGATTGCTGCCTTTCTTCAATTATGACGAGCTGTTCGGAACGGTGCTGAACCGGTTTGTGGTGCAGGCTGTGGCGGGATACCCGCTCACCGTATACGGGCAGGGCGGGCAGACGCGGGGATATTTGAACCTGCGGGATACGCTGAGCTGTGTGCGGCTGGCGATGGAGAATCCGGCGGAGAGGGGAGAATTGAAGATATTTAACCAGTTTACGGAGACTTTTTCTGTGAACCAACTGGCGGAGATGGTGTGCCGGGTGGGTAAGGATATGGGGCTTGGGGTTACTGTTCAGAATTTGCCGAATCCGCGCAAGGAGCTTGAAAAACATTATTATAATCCGGCACATACGGGATTGATTGGGCTTGGTCTTGAGCCGACGCTGCTGACGGACGAGGTGCTTGGGGAGCTGATGGAGTTTGTTCTGTCGCACCGGGAGAGAATTGATAAAAGTGTTATTTTCCGGGGGGTTAAGTGGGCGTGACCGGGGATTGAGTCGGGCGGAGACGGACGAGCCGGACGAATATGGACGAGATGTGGACGAAGCCCGGAAGAAGCGGCGGACAGCCTGTGCGGGGAAGGCGAGCGGCAGGCGGAAGGGCGGCGCGGCGTGCCTTCCGGGGGCGGATACCGATGTTGGTGGGGCCGTAAGCACTGATGTTTTTGGGGAACGCTTTGTTGCAGCACAAAGGAGATGTCATGTCTGTTCTTGTTTCCGTGATCATGCCTGCCTACAACAGTGAGCGGTTTATTGAGAAGGCGATTCTCAGCGTTGTTGCCGAGCAGGGAATGGATGATCTGGAACTGCTTGTGGTGGACGATTGGTCTTCAGACACGACATGGGAACTTGTTTCTGAGATGCAAAGGACGTACCCGAATATATGGATCATGCGAAATGTGAGAAGAAAAGGGCCTGCCGGGGGGAGAAATACCGGACTTATGAATGCCAACGGAAAGTATATAAGCTTTCTTGATTCAGATGATGTATGGCTTCCCGGGCATCTCAAAAAGAGCATAGAATATTGCGAGCGAGATGGGGTTGATATCGTTTTTAATGATTTCTCCGTGGTTGATTATGAAACTGGAGAGCATCTTTTTAATTGGTTTGAAAGGAAGCCGCTTTTTCAGGCAATGGACAGGCGGCATGTTTCCGGATGCCTTTATGTGCTTGAAGGTGATGTGGTGAAAGTGCTGCTGAATGAATCGTTCATTCATATGCAGGCTTTGGTTGCCAAAGCGTCTGCCTTTGAAGGCATGTATTTTGATGAAGAAATGTTCTCTGTTGACGATTTGGATTTTTGTGTTCGGCTGAGCAGAAGAGGCGGGCATGTTATGGCCTGCGCCAATGATGTTACCGGAATATACAACAGGCACGCAGGCGGCATAACGGCTGCATCGCTGGATAGAAGTATCTGCTGTGTGGAGAATCATATCAAGCTGTTTGAGTCGTATATGCGTGATGAGGATTTTGCTCGGTACAGGAAGACGCTCCGGAAGCGTCTTGTTCAGGAGTATATGGAGCATGCGTACTGGATGCGGAAAAAGGGGAGGTTGGGTGATGCCGCCCGGTCTGCCCTGAGTGCTATGCGGTATGGTGCTGGTCTGGAGCCTGTGCGGGAGTTGTGCAAGGTGGGTTATTCTTCACTACAGAGCGCGTTGAGCGGTGGACGATAGGAACGGGGGCTGGGAACGGCGTGGCGTTGTGCCTTTGCCGTGCCCGCTGCCGGGGAAAGGAGCAGGTATGGTGGTGTATCGGTTTGTTGGTGCATGGGCGGCGCGTTTGCAGTGTGCGGTGTTGCTGACCGCTGTGCTCCTGTCCGTTTTTCCGGTGGTGGCGGGGGCAGCAGATGGCGTGTTTTCCGTGCGGGGCATAGGTGGCGGCGGCGGCATCTTTTCTCCTTCCGTGTCGCCGTTTGACAGGGATTTCATGCTGGTGGGCAGCGACATGAGCGGCGTGTACTACTCCCACGACGGGGGAGAGAACTGGTCGCTGGTGCGCAGCGACAATATAAAGGATGTCGCCGGCTCCGCGCCGCCCGCCTATTTTCATGACCGGGTGTACTGGTATTCGCGGCTTTCGCCCATGGTGAGCGTGGATAAGGGCAAGGCGTGGAGCAATGTGCCGTGGCCGTGGAAACCGCGCAGGCATATTGTGGGCATGACCGCCGTGACCCCTGTGCGTGCCATGCCAGGCCAGCCAGACCGGACAGACCAGCCAGATCGGACAGGCCAGCCAGACAGGACAGAAAGGGCAGACTGGGCAGCCGTGCCGGGCGGTAAGCGGTATCTTTTTGTGGCCACCCGCGAGGACCTGTGGCGTTGCGATATTGATAAAGACAGATGGGACATGGTGCTGGAAGGGGACTGCCTGCCGCCCATAGTGCTGGGCGACGTGCTGATGGTTATGAGCGGCGGCCGCATGATGCGCTCTGATGACGCGGGGGATACGTGGCATCCGGTTAATGCGCCGATAGAAAGCGAGGGAGAGATGCAGGCGCTTGCCGGGTCGCATGACGGTGAACATGCCCTGCTGCTGGCCACGGTGAAGGACAGGGGGGTGTTCCGCTCCGTGGATTACGGGGCGGGCTGGCAACAGGTGGCGGAGTACGCGCATCAGGTCATTATCCAGATACCGGGCGGGCAGACCCGTGTGGCGTGGATGATGGAGATTGACGGCATACGCGGCAAGCGGCTGTGGAAATCCGCTGACGGCGGAAGTCGCTGGGCGGAGGTTTTCCGGTATTCCGGGTTGCGGCAGAA includes:
- a CDS encoding acyltransferase, with the protein product MRETVKKAVRLLFALTVLPLVLLNRVLAGGSGVLSPGCTQVLALLPGVVGRYARAEFYGAVLRSCHRSVALDFGVLLPYADVSIGEGVYIGPYSIIAESVIGKDSIIGSYVSVIGGRRNHVFDDVDTPIRLQGRRHEVVHIGEDSWIGNKAVIMANVGRKCVIGAGSVVVNDIPDYAVAVGNPARVVRDRRNIPEQESVA
- a CDS encoding polysaccharide biosynthesis protein produces the protein MKSFFSDKRVMVTGCCGTVGKELVTHLVHTYGVGELIGLDNNESELFFAEQEWNGRGGMTFFLSDIRDQQDLKAKMEDVDIVFHAAAFKHVGLCERAPMQAVQNNIVGVQNIIEAATACRVDRVIFTSSDKAVNPTNVMGTSKLMGERLMTAANSNARNGVTRFASTRFGNVLGSRGSVIPIFREQIRRGGPVTVTDNSMTRFIMSIQEAAELVIDSSTDVRGGEVFITKMPVIRIRDLAEVMIRELAPRYGHDPDSVEIAIIGSKPGEKMYEELMSLEETRRTLELERYFVVLPAFRNYYKEIQYNYNGLLRESVAEPYHSGNEAPLTQEALRQFLLAHDLLAE
- a CDS encoding NAD-dependent epimerase/dehydratase family protein; its protein translation is MNVLILGGDGYLGWPTAMHLSAHGHTVAVVDNYLRRNICREVNAQALYPVPNLHERVRLWESLSGHRIQTYFGDLAQWDVTADVFRDFQPEVVVHYAEQPSAPYSMLDRRSATLTLNNNLQVTANMVFAVREFCPDAHIVKLGTMGEYGTPNIDIEEGWLDVEHKGRSHRFMYPRQASSLYHTTKIMDTDLLWFYVRTWGIRVTDLMQGPVYGVFTQETGHDAGLLPFFNYDELFGTVLNRFVVQAVAGYPLTVYGQGGQTRGYLNLRDTLSCVRLAMENPAERGELKIFNQFTETFSVNQLAEMVCRVGKDMGLGVTVQNLPNPRKELEKHYYNPAHTGLIGLGLEPTLLTDEVLGELMEFVLSHRERIDKSVIFRGVKWA
- a CDS encoding glycosyltransferase family 2 protein yields the protein MSVLVSVIMPAYNSERFIEKAILSVVAEQGMDDLELLVVDDWSSDTTWELVSEMQRTYPNIWIMRNVRRKGPAGGRNTGLMNANGKYISFLDSDDVWLPGHLKKSIEYCERDGVDIVFNDFSVVDYETGEHLFNWFERKPLFQAMDRRHVSGCLYVLEGDVVKVLLNESFIHMQALVAKASAFEGMYFDEEMFSVDDLDFCVRLSRRGGHVMACANDVTGIYNRHAGGITAASLDRSICCVENHIKLFESYMRDEDFARYRKTLRKRLVQEYMEHAYWMRKKGRLGDAARSALSAMRYGAGLEPVRELCKVGYSSLQSALSGGR